The sequence below is a genomic window from Piliocolobus tephrosceles isolate RC106 unplaced genomic scaffold, ASM277652v3 unscaffolded_22735, whole genome shotgun sequence.
ttttttttttttttttttttttttccttgaataaaaatttattgacttaaaaaaaaaaaaaaaggaaaacagtacagtgagtgagtgagagggCAAACTGAAGAGCAATGTGTCTATCAAGTTTTTCAACATGCTGGAAGAGGtcaaatacatttccttttctagGACTCCATTTTCCTTTACTAGGAATCAATTTGTATATCTCAAGACGGGCTCACTCAACTCCATCCTCGTCTCTTTGTAGGGTGACCTATTGAACTATAGGGGACTAGGAAGCTAAAGGGTGTACTTGGCAAACTCCTTTAAAGCTTGGCTCATCAAGTGGCCGAGCTTCTGTCAAACAGGCCCCCTCTCAGAGGATCTGGAAGGTGCAAGGGAGTGGAAGGCTTCCCTTCTGCAGCTTCTCCTGGAAAACATGGCTGGAAGGTACTTGCTCTTCTGTGGCAGGGGAGCAGAGGTTCCGGGGAGTGTTCCATCGTTTTCTGGTCAGTATGGAGCAGGCACAGAGTCTGCTTTGCTGGCATGGACTGCACATCAGGTATTACTTCCTTTTCTGACTTTTACAGAAAACAGATACTGTCCGCATAGCCTTGTGTCTTCTTCTGGCACCATTTCAGTAGAGCACTGTGCTTGGAACCACCATATTCCCGGGCCAAGACCGCCAGAGGGTCTTTTCtcagaattaattttcttttgagcCATTTCtagttccttttctttcctagTCAGAATCTGATCTTGTAATATTCTGGCATTCTGTTCTTCAGAAATTTGCTTCTCAGCATCGTTTTGCTCCTGCATAACCGGATCCACGTTCATTCCTACTGTCCTCAATTCTTTAACAAGTCTTCTCAGATTCCATTCAAGTTGTTGCTTTGTTTCAACCACTTTcttatattccttttcttttattcttaactGTTCACGAtatttattatacaatatattggcatttcttttctcctcattttgttgttttaaggcaAATCTCAAATCGTACAGCTCTTTCTCCCATTCAATTTTTTGAAGCTCTAACTGTAATTTTGTCTTGTTTCAAATAGCTCATTTTGTAGTACACTGACCGTATTTtccatgtgtttaatttttactCTAAGTCGGTCACAGCGATTATTCTTAAGTTTCAGTAAGGGTTCACATAAAAAAAATGTGTCTTGGATTCTTGATAGGCTAACAGAATCTTTACACTCCATTGTAAGTTGTTCCATCAGCAACATAAAGTTCTCATAAACAGAATGAGACAACTCACAGTCCTCTGAGGCTATTTCAGATGGCTCCACTGAGTCAGTAAAGTCAGCCCCAGGATGTATTTGGTTTTTGACCTTGTTATTTTGATTAGATGTTTTATCTGCAGACCTGTCATGGTCTCCATTCTCCTTCCTAGGAATCTGCTGATTTAGTCCATCATCATCACTGCCAACAGTAGCACCATCAGTTAGGGTTCCTGTTGATTCTGTTCTATTACTTCTGTGCTTCTCCACTTCTTCTTCAACCTCTTTCTGAAGTTGAACAGTTTctttcttcaaagccagcaactcTTCTTCTAATGTGTCGACCTCATTCTTAAACTTTTGTATGTCTTGCTGTAATTTCTCATATAGATATACTTCTGATGTCCTGTCAGAATCTGGTGGTAAAGAACTCAGATTTTCTAATTTAGGTTTCAGGCTTTTATAGTTATTTGTACTGCAACTGTCACTATTTTCGTTCatattttttgtcatttgcaaATCAAACTCTTGGTCTTCTTTCAACTGTAACCACTTGTGGGTTCCTTGCTTTCTTAGTGCCTGCATCATTATGGAAATTcttatctgtactaaaaataagttCAATGCCTGGTTCGTTATCACTGTcgcatttttaaatgaataactgAGCTCCTTAACCTTATTGATTTCACCATGGATGGGTGAAAACCTCACCACAGACTGATACTAGTCTGAGGATAGGACAAGGAAACTATAGTTCTGATAACTGCAAATGTTTCCTTTGTTTCCCTGTCTCTTTATGTGGTTATCTTCCAGTTACCCTCCATAtgaggggtcagcaaactataggCCATGGGGCAAATCCAGTCTGCCTTatagttttgtaaataaagttttactggagtTCAGTCATGCATCTTTGCTTACCTATTATCTATGACTTTTTTCATACTTCAACGGCAGGGTTGAATAGGAATGACAGACCACATGACAAAG
It includes:
- the LOC111533728 gene encoding coiled-coil domain-containing protein 144B-like is translated as MMQALRKQGTHKWLQLKEDQEFDLQMTKNMNENSDSCSTNNYKSLKPKLENLSSLPPDSDRTSEVYLYEKLQQDIQKFKNEVDTLEEELLALKKETVQLQKEVEEEVEKHRSNRTESTGTLTDGATVGSDDDGLNQQIPRKENGDHDRSADKTSNQNNKVKNQIHPGADFTDSVEPSEIASEDCELSHSVYENFMLLMEQLTMECKDLP